A genomic stretch from Achromobacter spanius includes:
- the dnaX gene encoding DNA polymerase III subunit gamma/tau gives MTYLVLARKWRPRSFDTLVGQDHVVRALTHALDTQRLHHAWLFTGTRGVGKTTLSRILAKSLNCETGITSKPCGVCRACTEIDAGRFVDYLELDAASNRGVEEMTQLLEQAVYSPGAGRFKVYMIDEVHMLTGHAFNAMLKTLEEPPPHVKFILATTDPQKIPVTVLSRCLQFNLKQMPADSIVGHLQAVLGHEEVAFEVPALRLIGQAAQGSMRDALSLTDQAIAYSAGNMTEDAVRGMLGTIDQRHLVRLLDALSAGDAKSVLAVADELAIRGLSYAGALADLAVLLSRVAIEQRVTGVTPAEDPLAADIARLAQSLHPDAVQLFYSVAVHSRGELTLAPDEYAGFIMACLRMLALNGDAGPQTALEAPATPARQAAEPAAASAQEAVVAAAGVAPAAAPAAAAVAAPMDAPVAASVAEPAAARAAASVIEPTAAPAPAVVTEPAPQATVASATPVSEPAQAAPVPATPVPESARAAPVSATPVPESAQAASAPTAPTPQASLQDTPEPARQASPQSATAATAATPAPDSVPPWEDLPGATPTAQAAPAPALESTPEPSPAAPAFDAAAAATVESAAATAAAASTVDAAAKGPGSAALAVTPAVAAVLAAAPAADDGPPSWVDEEIPFEAEGGFVPEGGFTSNPDDDEFETLASAPSVAPPPAARREAPASSRKRTSRARMSDMTQAGWPELAARLPVTGLAAELARQSEWAGVQGDAIVLRVAVKTLAESESRVRLQTVLCEHFGQGIRLDVQVGITGDDTAHAVAKAERAARQQAAEDAVAVDPFVQALLADFGGHVVPDSIRHVDPPAAA, from the coding sequence ATGACTTATCTGGTACTGGCCCGCAAGTGGCGGCCGAGATCGTTCGATACCCTCGTGGGACAGGATCACGTGGTCCGCGCGCTGACTCATGCGCTCGACACCCAACGCCTGCACCATGCCTGGTTGTTTACCGGCACGCGGGGCGTGGGCAAGACCACCTTGTCCCGCATCCTGGCCAAGTCTCTCAACTGTGAAACCGGCATTACGTCCAAGCCTTGTGGCGTCTGCCGCGCTTGTACGGAAATCGACGCCGGGCGCTTTGTTGACTACCTGGAGCTGGATGCGGCCTCGAACCGCGGCGTCGAGGAAATGACGCAGTTGCTCGAACAGGCGGTGTACTCGCCGGGCGCGGGGCGCTTCAAGGTCTACATGATCGACGAAGTGCACATGCTGACCGGCCACGCCTTCAACGCCATGTTGAAGACGCTGGAAGAACCGCCCCCCCACGTCAAATTCATCCTGGCCACCACCGATCCGCAAAAGATCCCGGTGACGGTGCTGTCGCGCTGCCTGCAGTTCAATTTGAAGCAGATGCCGGCCGACTCCATCGTCGGGCATCTGCAAGCGGTGCTGGGCCACGAAGAAGTCGCCTTTGAAGTGCCGGCCTTGCGCCTGATCGGCCAGGCCGCACAGGGTTCGATGCGCGATGCCTTGTCGCTCACCGACCAAGCCATTGCCTATAGCGCCGGCAACATGACCGAGGACGCCGTGCGCGGCATGCTCGGCACTATCGACCAGCGTCATCTGGTGCGTCTGCTTGATGCCTTGTCGGCGGGTGACGCCAAAAGCGTGTTGGCCGTGGCGGATGAGCTGGCCATACGCGGGCTGTCGTACGCGGGGGCGCTGGCTGATCTGGCCGTGCTGCTGTCGCGCGTGGCGATCGAACAGCGCGTCACGGGCGTCACGCCTGCCGAAGACCCGCTGGCCGCCGACATTGCTCGGCTGGCCCAAAGCCTGCATCCCGACGCCGTCCAGTTGTTCTATTCAGTGGCCGTGCATAGCCGCGGCGAACTGACGCTGGCGCCGGACGAGTATGCGGGCTTCATCATGGCCTGCCTGCGCATGCTGGCGCTCAATGGCGACGCCGGTCCGCAGACTGCATTGGAAGCGCCTGCCACGCCGGCCCGCCAGGCGGCGGAACCGGCTGCGGCTTCCGCGCAGGAAGCCGTTGTTGCGGCGGCCGGGGTTGCACCTGCTGCGGCGCCCGCCGCCGCAGCCGTCGCTGCGCCGATGGATGCGCCCGTTGCTGCTTCTGTGGCTGAACCCGCAGCGGCTCGCGCGGCGGCCTCGGTGATCGAGCCCACGGCGGCACCCGCGCCAGCCGTAGTGACCGAACCCGCGCCGCAGGCAACGGTCGCGTCCGCCACGCCGGTTTCCGAACCTGCCCAGGCGGCGCCCGTGCCCGCCACGCCGGTTCCCGAATCTGCCCGCGCGGCGCCCGTGTCCGCCACGCCGGTTCCCGAATCTGCCCAGGCGGCTTCCGCACCCACCGCGCCGACGCCACAAGCTTCTCTGCAGGACACTCCCGAACCCGCGCGCCAAGCCTCGCCGCAATCGGCCACAGCCGCAACGGCAGCGACGCCCGCGCCAGACAGCGTGCCGCCGTGGGAAGATCTGCCGGGCGCGACGCCGACCGCACAAGCGGCGCCAGCGCCTGCTCTCGAATCCACGCCAGAGCCGTCCCCCGCCGCGCCCGCCTTTGACGCCGCTGCCGCCGCTACCGTCGAGTCCGCTGCTGCTACGGCCGCCGCCGCATCCACCGTCGACGCTGCCGCCAAGGGCCCGGGTTCCGCCGCGTTGGCGGTCACGCCCGCGGTTGCGGCCGTGTTGGCCGCCGCGCCGGCCGCCGACGACGGCCCGCCGTCCTGGGTTGACGAAGAAATCCCGTTTGAAGCCGAAGGCGGCTTTGTGCCGGAGGGCGGTTTCACGTCCAACCCGGACGACGACGAATTTGAAACGCTGGCCAGCGCGCCCTCGGTGGCGCCGCCACCCGCAGCCCGCCGTGAAGCCCCCGCCTCGTCGCGCAAGCGCACCTCGCGCGCGCGCATGTCTGACATGACGCAGGCCGGCTGGCCCGAATTGGCCGCGCGCCTGCCCGTCACCGGCTTGGCGGCGGAACTGGCGCGGCAAAGCGAATGGGCCGGCGTGCAGGGTGATGCCATCGTGCTGCGCGTGGCCGTCAAGACGCTGGCCGAAAGCGAAAGCCGGGTGCGTTTGCAAACCGTCTTGTGCGAACATTTCGGCCAGGGCATCCGGTTGGACGTGCAAGTCGGCATTACCGGCGACGACACCGCGCACGCGGTCGCCAAAGCCGAACGCGCCGCGCGTCAGCAGGCCGCCGAAGATGCGGTGGCCGTCGATCCCTTCGTGCAAGCGTTGTTGGCCGATTTCGGGGGCCATGTCGTCCCCGACTCCATCCGCCACGTTGATCCCCCGGCCGCTGCCTGA
- a CDS encoding UvrD-helicase domain-containing protein, with protein sequence MADTERLPQDHAARTDALDPTRSFLVQAPAGSGKTELLTDRILALLATVNRPEEIVAITFTRKAASEMHARVLSKLRRGLDGPPEAMHERRSWELARAALARNAEQGWHLLDHPARLAIRTIDSFCAGLVRSMPWLSELGGMPDITDDARAHYEAAARATLDLADDYDAVRILLQHLDVDVQAAKDAIADMLGQRDQWLPLLRHGSDRAGMQAMLAEAIGEDLDALCEAMPYGWADALCGPARLAAAHLQDGEDDNKLLALLDWTEELPPDAEVLDQWRAVAHLLLTGSGSLRKTVNKNLGFPAKCAHKEPFVAWLEAADDKAAWVRRLNAVRDIPNPHFTDAQWEVLGAQLMTLALAVAQLRLRFADQGEVDFIEIAQRAAAALGSADDPGELLLKLDASIRHLLIDEFQDTSQTQLDLLRTLTSGWQAGDGRSLFLVGDPMQSIYRFRKAEVGLFLEVADIGVGELTPDFLNLTDNFRSQAGIVEWVNQSFAGLLPKRSDAAAGAIAYSPSTAFHEALPDPAVRFHPAWSRASGTPAEEQAEEIALGLVRQALIDHKGAKHPVAVLVRARSHLGNLTRRLAQEGIRCRAVDLVPLALRPVVADLVQLVRALSHPADRLAWLSVLRAPYCGLTLTSLQRLFGDDHITPVPVLLERALRIAPPTAPVATSPAASIEPQGSLFDAAPAAPESPAAQAVLSADEFERLRQVAAILLDKRNASGAMPFAAWVESLWRRLGGPALYAGMSVSNDAESLFQLLERLAPHGGIDPAALDAGISRLFAAPDAADEDDGAVEIMTMHKSKGLQFETVILYGLHRAPRGDQAPLVRFEQSSGRVLFGPVKPRAEVEADPISRYLGAREARRASYEIDRLLYVAATRARKRLHLVGHVAVDEATGQAKTPPSASLLGRLWPCLTPPVPPTLENEAEPDAGDTPEWQGEPLRRVAGDGLAQLARLSNVVISPGFGAAERGAWGDGSEHPAWQLEAGYDAAIGTLAHAWLARIGQDGVHTWPADALADRLPAMRRQLTRAGIPASQADAAAEAVLETLQATLADERGLWLLSQSGARREWPLIDAAGKVSVIDLALSTEDGWLIVDYKTGRPHPGEPSAVFAARMRQRHGDQLLRYCAQVTSLDGRKAKAALYFPRAKAWIDLQG encoded by the coding sequence ATGGCCGACACCGAACGCCTGCCACAGGACCACGCCGCGCGCACCGACGCGCTGGACCCCACCCGCTCATTTCTGGTGCAAGCCCCGGCCGGCTCCGGCAAGACCGAGCTGCTGACCGACCGCATCCTGGCCCTGCTGGCCACGGTGAACCGGCCCGAGGAAATCGTGGCCATCACGTTCACGCGCAAGGCCGCGTCCGAAATGCATGCCCGCGTGCTCAGCAAGCTGCGGCGCGGGCTGGACGGGCCGCCCGAGGCCATGCACGAACGCCGCAGTTGGGAACTGGCGCGCGCCGCGCTGGCCCGCAACGCCGAGCAAGGCTGGCATTTGCTGGACCACCCGGCACGCTTGGCAATCCGCACCATCGATTCGTTCTGCGCGGGGCTGGTGCGCAGCATGCCGTGGTTGTCTGAACTGGGCGGCATGCCCGACATCACCGACGACGCGCGCGCCCATTACGAAGCGGCGGCCCGCGCCACGCTGGATCTGGCCGACGACTACGACGCCGTGCGCATTCTGCTGCAGCATCTGGACGTGGACGTGCAGGCGGCCAAGGACGCCATCGCCGACATGCTGGGCCAGCGCGATCAATGGTTGCCGCTGCTGCGCCACGGTTCCGACCGCGCCGGCATGCAAGCCATGCTGGCCGAAGCCATCGGCGAAGACCTGGACGCGCTGTGCGAGGCCATGCCGTATGGCTGGGCCGACGCGCTGTGCGGCCCGGCTCGCTTGGCCGCGGCCCATCTGCAAGATGGCGAAGACGACAACAAGCTGCTGGCGCTGTTGGACTGGACGGAAGAGCTGCCGCCAGATGCCGAGGTGCTGGACCAGTGGCGCGCCGTGGCCCATCTGCTGCTGACGGGCAGCGGCAGCCTGCGCAAGACCGTCAACAAAAACCTGGGCTTTCCGGCCAAGTGCGCGCACAAGGAACCCTTTGTGGCATGGCTGGAAGCGGCGGACGACAAGGCCGCCTGGGTGCGCCGGCTGAACGCCGTGCGCGACATCCCCAACCCGCATTTCACGGACGCGCAATGGGAAGTGCTGGGCGCGCAGTTGATGACGCTGGCGCTGGCCGTGGCGCAACTGCGCTTGCGCTTCGCGGATCAGGGCGAGGTGGACTTCATCGAAATCGCGCAACGCGCGGCCGCCGCGCTGGGCAGCGCCGATGATCCCGGTGAACTGTTGCTGAAACTGGACGCATCGATCCGCCACCTGCTGATCGACGAATTTCAGGACACCAGCCAGACGCAGCTTGACCTGTTGCGCACGTTGACGTCGGGCTGGCAGGCGGGCGATGGCCGCAGCCTGTTCCTGGTGGGCGACCCGATGCAATCCATCTACCGTTTCCGCAAGGCGGAAGTGGGCCTGTTCCTGGAAGTGGCCGACATCGGCGTGGGCGAATTGACGCCCGACTTCCTGAACCTGACAGACAATTTCCGCTCGCAGGCGGGCATTGTGGAATGGGTGAACCAGTCGTTCGCGGGCCTGCTGCCCAAGCGCAGCGACGCCGCCGCGGGCGCCATTGCCTATAGCCCGTCCACCGCATTTCACGAGGCGCTGCCGGACCCGGCGGTGCGCTTTCACCCGGCTTGGTCGCGGGCGAGCGGCACGCCGGCGGAAGAGCAGGCCGAGGAAATTGCGCTGGGCCTGGTGCGCCAGGCGCTGATCGACCACAAGGGCGCCAAGCATCCGGTGGCGGTGCTGGTGCGCGCGCGCAGCCACCTGGGCAACCTGACGCGCCGACTGGCGCAGGAGGGCATCCGCTGCCGCGCCGTGGACCTGGTGCCGCTGGCCTTGCGTCCGGTGGTGGCCGACCTGGTGCAGTTGGTGCGGGCGCTATCGCATCCGGCCGATCGGCTGGCTTGGCTGTCGGTCTTGCGCGCGCCGTACTGCGGCTTGACGCTCACGTCCCTGCAGCGCCTGTTTGGCGACGACCACATCACGCCCGTGCCGGTGCTGCTGGAACGCGCGCTGCGCATTGCGCCGCCGACAGCCCCGGTTGCGACGTCCCCGGCCGCCAGCATCGAGCCGCAGGGCTCCTTGTTCGACGCGGCCCCGGCCGCGCCCGAATCGCCCGCCGCGCAAGCGGTGTTGAGCGCCGACGAGTTCGAACGCCTGCGCCAGGTGGCCGCCATTTTGCTGGACAAGCGCAATGCCTCGGGCGCGATGCCGTTCGCGGCCTGGGTGGAGTCTTTATGGCGGCGCCTGGGCGGCCCGGCGCTGTACGCGGGCATGTCGGTGTCGAACGATGCCGAAAGCCTGTTCCAACTGCTGGAGCGGCTGGCGCCGCACGGCGGCATTGATCCGGCAGCGCTGGACGCCGGCATCTCGCGCCTGTTCGCCGCGCCCGATGCGGCGGACGAGGACGACGGCGCGGTCGAAATCATGACCATGCACAAGTCCAAGGGCCTGCAGTTTGAAACGGTCATCCTGTACGGCCTGCACCGCGCGCCCAGGGGTGATCAAGCGCCGCTGGTACGTTTTGAACAAAGCAGCGGCCGGGTGCTGTTCGGCCCGGTCAAACCGCGCGCCGAGGTCGAGGCCGACCCGATCTCGCGCTACCTGGGCGCCCGCGAAGCCCGCCGCGCATCCTACGAGATTGATCGTCTGCTGTACGTGGCGGCAACACGGGCGCGCAAACGCCTGCACCTGGTGGGCCATGTCGCGGTCGACGAGGCCACGGGCCAAGCCAAGACGCCGCCGTCCGCCAGTTTGCTGGGCCGCTTGTGGCCGTGCCTGACGCCGCCGGTGCCCCCCACGCTGGAAAACGAGGCCGAGCCCGACGCGGGCGACACCCCGGAATGGCAAGGCGAGCCGCTGCGCCGCGTGGCCGGCGACGGCCTGGCGCAGTTGGCGCGGCTGTCCAACGTGGTCATCAGCCCCGGCTTCGGCGCAGCCGAACGCGGTGCGTGGGGGGATGGCAGCGAACATCCCGCCTGGCAGCTTGAAGCCGGCTACGACGCCGCCATCGGCACGCTGGCGCACGCCTGGCTTGCCCGCATCGGCCAAGACGGCGTTCATACATGGCCTGCCGACGCCCTGGCCGACCGCCTGCCCGCCATGCGCCGCCAGTTGACCCGCGCCGGCATCCCCGCCAGCCAGGCCGACGCCGCCGCCGAGGCCGTCCTGGAAACGCTGCAAGCCACGTTGGCGGATGAGCGCGGCCTGTGGCTGCTGTCCCAATCCGGCGCCCGCCGCGAATGGCCGCTGATCGACGCCGCCGGTAAGGTGTCGGTGATCGACCTGGCGCTGAGTACCGAAGACGGCTGGCTGATCGTCGACTACAAAACGGGCCGCCCCCATCCGGGGGAACCTTCGGCGGTGTTTGCGGCAAGGATGCGTCAAAGACATGGTGATCAGTTGCTGCGGTATTGCGCGCAGGTCACATCGCTGGACGGCCGCAAGGCCAAGGCCGCGTTGTACTTTCCCAGGGCGAAGGCGTGGATTGATTTGCAGGGGTGA
- a CDS encoding PD-(D/E)XK nuclease family protein has translation MQDAPLSPPLLSPILLSLPDIGALAAADTLVLTVNNRLSRRLTLELAGLLRQERQVSELPRILPLSAWLAESANELAFEADDDVPAYRLDSFATQLVWTEAIRAEEAERVLLDASQAAKLSMDADLLMDEWDLHVPSGADTDEYRGFAKWRVRYRQTLAGIDAEDANQGYARVLRALEEGRLRTPGQLVLAGFTDVSPRFRRLLRAFEDLGCRVAQWRDEQRIETVARRFEAADQGAEWRAAAAWAASQLRAHPQGRFAIVSPQLEAESPFARRVLSQALAGRDGAPAHAFNVAVGRPLNDWPMARAALAWLRALAECAGGKGCGVDVLGAALLAGHCAGDVRDRARLAAIDARWRRQAVQRVSPNDWKKLLADTPALAQAWNQALDIWTQGGRQATCDVWMLRMKAALTALGFPGEGALDSVAYQVMGALGDALGSFSALAPAAGRLGGVAAVNLLQSVARSASFQPQRDPTARLDVLGLLEAEGGYWDGVWMLGLTDDVLPASPKPNPLLPLAVLRQAKAPRATPEREREWAEGMYAALCRCAPDIIVSHAHMDGERELRPSPLIAGAALTDWTPPPAETTAALPQESLDDSRGPPLAAGNRGGGGLDVLDTQARNPLWAFVRHRLGGRELAPYADSATVNVRGQFLHKALELVWGMMPDQDTLHDVIATQRLAALVEQAVAQAADEELKDYAPALKTLECQRAQTVLASWLHMEAQRLPFAVAQVEKSHQWQRGALNLKLRLDRIDSLADGRNVIVDYKTGVAAAKPEPDWSRSRPVNVQLPFYASVLADAAGGEVAGLVLAQIHARQVAAQGLADEDLGVPGVTLASDSKFFDGLTWPEIRQRWRVAIEALADEYVAGVASNVAYRRDDLKYCDALPFLRLHLDDEDA, from the coding sequence ATGCAGGACGCGCCGCTTTCCCCTCCCTTGCTTTCCCCAATCTTGCTTTCCCTGCCGGACATCGGCGCCCTGGCCGCCGCCGACACGCTGGTGCTGACGGTGAACAACCGCCTGTCACGCCGGCTGACGCTGGAACTGGCCGGCCTGTTGCGCCAGGAACGCCAGGTCAGCGAGCTGCCGCGCATCCTGCCCTTGTCCGCCTGGCTTGCCGAATCCGCCAACGAACTGGCGTTTGAAGCCGACGACGACGTGCCCGCCTACCGGCTGGACAGCTTCGCCACGCAATTGGTCTGGACCGAGGCCATCCGCGCCGAAGAGGCCGAGCGCGTCTTGCTGGATGCCAGCCAGGCGGCCAAGCTGTCCATGGACGCCGACCTGTTGATGGACGAATGGGACTTGCACGTGCCCTCCGGCGCCGACACCGACGAATACCGCGGCTTTGCCAAGTGGCGTGTGCGCTACCGGCAAACGCTGGCGGGTATCGACGCCGAGGACGCCAACCAAGGTTATGCGCGCGTGCTGCGCGCCTTGGAAGAAGGCCGCTTGCGCACCCCCGGGCAATTGGTGCTGGCCGGCTTCACCGACGTATCACCCCGTTTTCGCCGTCTGCTGCGCGCCTTTGAAGACCTGGGTTGCCGGGTTGCGCAATGGCGCGACGAGCAGCGCATTGAAACGGTGGCCCGCCGCTTTGAAGCCGCCGACCAGGGCGCGGAATGGCGCGCGGCGGCGGCTTGGGCCGCCAGCCAGTTGCGGGCGCATCCGCAGGGGCGGTTTGCCATCGTGTCCCCGCAACTGGAAGCCGAGTCGCCGTTTGCGCGGCGTGTCTTGAGCCAGGCTTTGGCCGGCCGCGATGGCGCCCCTGCCCATGCCTTCAACGTGGCCGTGGGCCGGCCGCTGAATGACTGGCCGATGGCGCGCGCCGCGCTGGCGTGGCTGCGTGCATTGGCCGAATGCGCGGGCGGCAAGGGCTGCGGCGTGGACGTGCTGGGCGCGGCGCTGCTGGCCGGGCATTGCGCGGGCGACGTGCGCGACCGCGCCCGTCTGGCCGCCATCGACGCGCGTTGGCGCCGTCAGGCGGTGCAGCGCGTCAGCCCGAACGATTGGAAGAAGCTGCTGGCCGACACGCCCGCCTTGGCGCAGGCCTGGAACCAGGCCTTGGACATCTGGACCCAGGGCGGCCGCCAGGCCACGTGCGACGTCTGGATGCTGCGCATGAAGGCGGCGCTGACGGCGCTGGGCTTTCCGGGCGAAGGCGCGCTGGACAGCGTGGCGTATCAGGTCATGGGCGCATTGGGCGATGCGCTGGGCAGCTTTTCGGCGCTGGCGCCGGCTGCCGGCAGGCTGGGCGGCGTGGCGGCGGTCAACCTGCTGCAAAGCGTGGCGCGGTCGGCGTCGTTCCAGCCGCAGCGCGATCCCACGGCGCGGCTGGATGTGCTGGGCCTGCTGGAAGCCGAAGGCGGCTACTGGGACGGCGTGTGGATGCTGGGGCTGACCGACGACGTGCTGCCCGCGTCGCCCAAGCCCAACCCCCTGTTGCCCTTGGCCGTGCTGCGCCAGGCCAAGGCCCCGCGCGCCACGCCGGAGCGCGAACGTGAATGGGCCGAAGGCATGTATGCCGCGCTGTGCCGCTGCGCGCCCGACATCATCGTCAGCCATGCCCATATGGACGGCGAACGCGAGCTGCGGCCATCGCCGCTTATCGCCGGCGCCGCCTTGACCGATTGGACGCCGCCCCCCGCCGAAACCACGGCGGCGCTGCCGCAGGAATCGCTGGATGACAGTCGGGGCCCGCCCTTGGCGGCGGGCAACCGCGGCGGCGGCGGGCTGGACGTGCTGGACACGCAGGCGCGCAATCCGCTTTGGGCGTTCGTGCGGCATCGCCTGGGTGGGCGCGAGCTTGCGCCTTATGCCGATAGCGCCACCGTGAACGTGCGCGGTCAGTTCCTGCACAAGGCGCTGGAATTGGTGTGGGGCATGATGCCCGACCAGGACACGCTGCACGACGTCATTGCCACCCAGCGGCTGGCCGCCTTGGTGGAACAAGCCGTGGCCCAGGCCGCCGATGAAGAACTCAAGGACTATGCGCCCGCGTTGAAGACGCTGGAATGCCAGCGCGCGCAGACCGTGCTGGCGTCGTGGCTCCATATGGAGGCCCAGCGCCTGCCGTTCGCGGTGGCCCAGGTTGAAAAGAGCCACCAGTGGCAGCGCGGCGCGTTGAACCTGAAGCTGCGGCTGGACCGCATTGATAGCCTGGCCGATGGCCGCAACGTCATCGTCGACTACAAGACCGGCGTGGCCGCCGCCAAGCCCGAACCCGATTGGTCGCGCAGCCGTCCCGTGAACGTGCAGTTGCCGTTTTATGCGTCGGTGCTGGCCGATGCGGCGGGCGGCGAGGTCGCGGGCCTGGTGCTGGCGCAGATCCACGCGCGCCAGGTGGCCGCGCAAGGCCTGGCCGACGAAGACCTGGGCGTGCCCGGCGTCACCTTGGCCAGCGACAGCAAGTTCTTCGACGGCCTGACCTGGCCGGAAATCCGGCAGCGTTGGCGCGTGGCCATCGAGGCGCTGGCCGATGAATACGTGGCGGGCGTGGCCAGCAATGTGGCCTACCGCCGTGACGACCTGAAATACTGCGATGCATTGCCGTTCCTGCGTCTGCATCTTGACGACGAGGACGCCTGA
- a CDS encoding MFS transporter codes for MSSQTDTISTRTLILGTLVVLLAMGVRATFGLFMQPMGLAHGWGRDVFSMAFALQNLVWGVACIFMGMLADRYGSGRTIALGAVLYMLGMVGTRFATDETTLYLTAGVLVGLGQAGTTFPVILPVVARAVPPAYRSTAMGIASAGGSLGQFAVVPTGQALITGMDWPGALWVLSLFVACAAPLAYFLRGRPQAQSGPQQSLAAAVRQAVRHPSFHFLFLSYFVCGFHTAFITLHLPAYVTDGGLTAGQGATAVALIGLFNVVGSFYAGKLGGKYSKKRLLALVYFMRAFGIVLLLAVPLSAWVLYVFAAWMGLFWLGTVPLTQGLIGQIYGLRYAATLSGIVFLGHQLGSFIGVWLGGYAYAKTGNYDMVWWLGLALALIAALLCLPVREQPVNVAEPRPVAT; via the coding sequence ATGTCTAGCCAAACCGATACGATTTCCACGCGCACCCTTATCCTGGGTACTTTGGTGGTGCTGCTTGCCATGGGCGTGCGCGCCACTTTTGGCCTCTTCATGCAGCCGATGGGCCTGGCCCACGGCTGGGGGCGCGACGTGTTCTCGATGGCGTTCGCGCTGCAGAACCTGGTCTGGGGCGTGGCCTGTATCTTCATGGGCATGCTGGCCGACCGCTACGGCTCCGGCCGCACGATCGCGCTGGGCGCGGTGCTCTACATGCTGGGCATGGTCGGCACCCGCTTCGCCACCGACGAAACCACGCTGTACCTGACGGCGGGCGTGCTGGTCGGGCTGGGCCAGGCGGGCACCACGTTCCCGGTGATCCTGCCGGTGGTGGCGCGGGCGGTGCCGCCCGCCTACCGCAGCACGGCCATGGGCATCGCCAGCGCGGGCGGCTCCTTGGGCCAGTTCGCGGTGGTGCCGACCGGGCAGGCACTGATCACCGGCATGGACTGGCCGGGCGCCTTGTGGGTGCTGTCGCTGTTCGTGGCCTGCGCCGCGCCGCTGGCTTACTTCCTGCGCGGCCGCCCGCAAGCGCAGTCGGGTCCGCAGCAATCGCTGGCCGCCGCCGTGCGCCAGGCGGTGCGCCATCCGTCGTTCCACTTCCTGTTCCTGAGCTACTTCGTCTGTGGCTTTCACACGGCCTTCATCACGCTGCACTTGCCCGCGTACGTCACCGACGGCGGCTTGACGGCCGGGCAGGGCGCGACCGCGGTGGCGCTGATCGGCCTGTTCAATGTGGTGGGCTCTTTCTATGCCGGCAAGCTGGGCGGCAAATACAGCAAGAAGCGCCTGTTGGCGCTGGTGTATTTCATGCGCGCCTTCGGCATCGTGCTGTTGCTGGCGGTGCCGCTGTCGGCCTGGGTGCTGTATGTGTTCGCGGCATGGATGGGTTTGTTCTGGCTGGGCACCGTGCCGCTTACCCAAGGGCTGATCGGGCAGATCTACGGCCTGCGCTACGCTGCCACGCTGTCGGGCATCGTCTTTTTGGGGCACCAGTTGGGCAGCTTCATCGGCGTCTGGCTGGGCGGGTATGCTTACGCCAAGACCGGCAATTACGATATGGTCTGGTGGCTGGGCCTGGCGCTTGCCCTCATTGCCGCGCTGCTGTGCCTGCCGGTGCGCGAGCAGCCGGTGAATGTCGCCGAACCCCGACCCGTGGCGACTTGA
- a CDS encoding DUF485 domain-containing protein produces the protein MRHPKYQELLRRRSRASLLFFAITGVIYAGFILTLAFDPVFFGSPVPGMTMSIGVLTGTLVVLSAVVLISAYVHISNSVFDPLLAAIIKDVS, from the coding sequence ATGCGGCATCCCAAATATCAGGAACTGCTGCGGCGCCGCAGCCGCGCCAGCCTATTGTTCTTTGCCATCACGGGCGTGATCTACGCCGGTTTCATCCTGACGTTGGCCTTCGACCCCGTGTTCTTCGGCAGCCCGGTGCCGGGCATGACGATGAGCATCGGCGTGTTGACGGGAACGCTGGTCGTGTTGAGCGCCGTGGTGCTGATTTCCGCTTACGTGCATATCTCAAATTCCGTGTTCGACCCGCTGCTGGCCGCCATCATCAAGGACGTGTCATGA